In Capricornis sumatraensis isolate serow.1 chromosome 2, serow.2, whole genome shotgun sequence, the DNA window AGTTTACACAGTGCTCCAACATATTAATACCCTGTGAGCGTcaaaaaacaaatacatgtaCAGTACTATTATCGGTCACCAAAATGAAAGGGAAGGAAACTTTACAATTGTAAGAATGCACAAATGTTCTCATTAAGGCAGTATTGACCCAGATGATCATTCAGTATCTGTCACCTCAAACGCCTCACGGCTCTGGAATGCCCACTGTGACACGTGTCAACAAACACTATTCCCTAAATTCTTACACGTTCTTCACTCTCTGATTCATCTGGTGAGCTGGGAGTAGGAAGCTGGTCGTAGACAACATGCCCTCCCTCCCTCGTCTGCCCGAAACTCGAAGCAATGACATCCACTGCCAGGCTGGCTGTAGCCTTGGCCTCCTCCTCTGACATGGCCAACCGAGGATTGACTTCAACGAGATCCAGGGCCGAGAGCAACCCTGAAAACACAAAGCAGGACAAAAAGAAAACTTCCTAGCTGCTTCTTTCAGTGAGGGTTGTCCCACCTGGGTAGAATACACCAAGGTGAAAGGGTCATTTTCTACTAGAAAATTACCCACTGTCAGGAAGGCCCTTACACCTCATCCTCTTGGGCATGAATTTAAGTTAGAAACACTGGTAATGCTGGAATAGGATTGAAAGAAACCTTTAAAGTAATTAAGTCAGTTATCCCTGTTTAATAACATAACAGGCATGACTTGACAGGCTTTCTGGTTAGGATGAGCAAGGCGGGGGTGAGGGGTAAGCAGGGGTGGCAGTAGGAGTTTCCAATCTAGTTGGGaaaatgtatcatttccagtATTTCTAGGGACCTGCCAGATGCCTGCCTGTAGTTGTGTGATGAAATCTCTCACGTCTCACTAGCCAGCACTCTATTCCCACTTCTGAACTCTGGCGCTGTGTAACTTTTAAGGCACCATGTGTCCTAAAGTATAGCTGTTACTGCATATCTTACTCTCACCCCTGCAAGTTTGAACTCTGAGGACAGGCTCCATGTATGACACAGTTCTTAGGTCTCCCTTCAGACTGATGCAGTATCTTGCACTTGGTCATATTTAGTTTGAACTCCAGTTACCTTCTGTAAGGGTCTGGGTACTTGTGCCAAAGGGTTTGAGGTGGGAAGATTAGACCATAAAAGAACCTATCTAgacctgccctctgcccctccccatcAACATATATATGCCCTACTTCTGGGGTGTTTATCTTTAGTTGGTTATTCTGGATGAAGTTAATCTACCTCCTTTAAGAGTCACTAGAAGAAACTAGATTGGAGTATACAAGTATCTGAGTATTTAGGGTGGCCATAAAGCCTGGATACATGGATTGATATACCTATCGACTTATGGATATTATATTTTAGTACATGTACATTCAATGCTAGTACATCCGCACAGTGTGCCGTCCCTTAGGAGCAATGTGGAGTTCAGTGCACCGTGCAGAACTACAGTGAGCAGGTGTGTCCACCAGTCCCTGCACACGCATCTGTATCCAGTTTCCACCTACTAAATGTGGACCTTTTGCATAGCCCAGAAGTAAATCAGGAGGGTACAAACTGTTAAAAACATATACTACCCATATTTCTAGACTACTGCCACCTCGTAGATTAATTTAAGCAAACTGCTTTATCTAGTTGATGAAGTACCATTCAGtaattgtttaaattttataatgaGAGGTCATTTAAAGTAGGCTTAAAACCAAGAGTTTTCTGACAGAAATGGAAAGTGTTTGCAAATGAGTATGAGTTTGGGGACAGTAACCTCTTGTAGCtactcttttctaaaaatttctattaattttttgcaCCAcgaagcttgtgggatcttagttccccaatcaggaatcgaacccagccactgcagtgaaagcaccaagtaagtcctaaccattggtccaccagggaattcccctcttGTAGCTACTCTTGATCCCCTAGCTTGCAGTTTACTCCTCTTCCTGTCAGCCATTCATCTTCTAGTATCCCCATATTACAGGTCCTAGCAGACAAGCTCTAGTATAAGACTTCTATGAAAGGGCACAAGGTATTGTCCAGCTTTGAAATATCTTCAAGGGAAGCTTCAGCTTGATGTTCTTAACTCCCAGTGAACCAGTCTCATAGTGTCAGGGTTAAAATTAGAGCTATTTGGGCTTGCCTTTTAGTCTTCATCTGCCTTTATACAATTCAGATGCAAAGAACTACATCAGTTTGGCAGTTTATTCTTGTATTTATTAAGTGTTTAAGtggataatattttttttttactcagtgTTACCCTAATGTATTTTGTTATCAGCCAGGTCCAAACATGCCTCTAAATGACTCCTTATTAGCCTGGCCACATGGCTTTTAGCTATAGAAGTTTAAAGAGAAACAATGTCTCCAGTGACATGTAATAATAcaaaagatcccctggcaggCAAGAGGCTTCAGCAGATCTACTTAGGTGATTAACAGGTTGATCACTGCTTACCTGTACTGTGTATTTCCTCAGTAATATACATGCCTTCTCGATAGGTCAGTCCCCCTACAACAGGGGTTCCTGTGGCTGGAGCCAGTGTAGGATCAAATGCATCAATATCGAAACTCAGATGGATTGGCCTTTGTCTTCTTGaaaggaggaaaacaagagaaagtcATTTGGGCTGTACTTGGTTATTTGTCCTTCCTACAGCTACAACTCCTTGGTTTTGCTGCTGTTCATGCTAGTACTTTATTAACACAGCAGATTTCCAGATTTGTTCTGAAAGTTACTGTGTTAGGTGCTTACACACCACTTCATAGTCTTGCCCTCAGTTCTGTGTGCCTCAGACTAACTCCAGTTTGTATTTCTGATTTACCCTGGGCTTTAGAGCCTCTTACATTAAAAACTATCAATAGAGGGAATTCCTCACTTCCATAGGACATGGGTTCTGACAAATTCTAGTTGAAGTTGGATTGGTCTAGGTTACAGTTAAGTTATTCTCTCAGAGTAGAACAGCAGCTCTGAACTTATGACTGCGATCTTACCATCTCCCAGTTCCAACTTCAGTTTAGCCCAGGCATCCAAATGGTTGAAGGTAACATAGTAAACACCTATGTAGTAAATTATTTATACTTCTTAACACTTTAAGAAACAGTATATTACCAAGGTGGCAATTAATCACCCagaaatgaagactcagcacTGGGAAAATGTTCTTAACTAGCACTTGATTAGCATTCACCTGTCATCTTTCTATACCACCAAGATTtgcttaaatataaaattttcagaTGATGCAATAGTTGAGcctgggaagaagagaaaagttGGAACAATGAATGCTTCTCCTCTCGAAAGATAAGCATTAAAATTGGAGCTAAAGAGAAATTCACCGAGCAGTTTTCCCTCCCAGCCCCAGAAGAACATGACTCCCCTCAGTCTCCCTTTCTGATCTGAATTTTTTTATATGTACGTTTTGCTTTTATAAGGTCATTATCTTAAGAGACAGGCCAAAGTTTCCTGCCCTGTTCTCTTTGGGACCTAGAAGTAGACATCCATTGTAGTTACTTACTTGCCAATCAGCAGATCGAATGTCTGTTCCATGACCTTCTGGATACCAAGTCGATCTATGTCTCTCATGGAAAAATACTGGATAtcataattctttaaaataaaactggtgagatataaaggaaaaaagcCTTAGCTAAAGAGGAGTTTTTCAATCAGATGTGGGAGTGGGGCTTGTCTTTATAGTGACCTACAACAGGTTAAGTCCAGAAATAACCTATCAAATGGAACATTAGTGGCCAGGACAGGCCCAAAACTCAACCCTAACATATTAACTTACTGTTCAGGAGGGTCCACGTCTCTTAGTCCAATATATACAATACTTGGGGAAGAGATACAAGGTTTGATCCAGGAAAATCCTGGGAGCTGTGGTACCTGTGAAGAGAAGGACTCATCAGGGATTCTCAGTCTCTCCAAGGTAATCACTGTGTGCAGTATGCTTTCTTTTCTCACCCTCAGTGTATGTGTAAACCAGCAAACACACGATCTGGGAAAGGACTGATAGAAGTGGAAATGATTCAGAAGGGCAGCTGCAGAACAGTATAGTCTTCTGAAGCATAAAATACCTTCTCTTaatacaatcacagaaaactaatcaaactgatcacatgtaccacagccttatctaactcagtgataactatgagccatgccctgtagggccaagatggatgggtcatggtgaagagttctgacagaacatggtccactggagaaggcaatggcaaaccactaaagtattcttgccttgagaaccccatgaacagtatgaaaaggcaaaaagataggacagtgaaagatgaacttcccaggtcagtaggtgcccaatatgctactggaaaagagtagagaaataacaccagaaagaatgaagagacagagccacagcaaaacaatgcccagttgtggatgtgactggtgacagaaataaagtttgatgctgtaaagaacaatattgcacaggaacctggaatgttgggtctataaatcaaggtaaattggaagtggtcaaacaggagatgggacCTGgggaatcaatgaaataaaatggactagaattggtgaatttaactcagatgaccattatatctactactgtgggtgaaaatcccttagaagaaatggagtagccatcgtagtcaacaagagtccaaaatgcagtacttgggtgcaatctagaatgacagaatgatctctgttcacttccaaggcaaaccattcaatatagtaatccaagtctgtaccccaaccattaatgctgaagaagctgaagttgaacagttctacaaagacctacaagaccttctagaactagcacccaaaaaagatgtccttttcattataagggactggaatgcaaaagttggaagtcaagagagatacctggagtaacacaaatttggcctgggagtacaaaatgaagcagggcaaaggctagcagttttgccaagagaatgcacttgtcatagcaaacaccctcttccaacaacacaagagaagactacacatggacagcaccagatggtcaataccaaaatcagattgattatattctttgcagcctaatggagaagctctatacagtcagcaaaaacaagaccaggagctgactgtgcctcagaacATCAACTCAATCTTATTGCCAAATGTAGacttgaacaaagtagggaaaatcactagaccattcagatatgactgaagtcaAATCTCTTGACTATACaaaagtgacagatagattcaagcgattagatctgatagaatgcctgaagaactatggacagagattcgttacattgtacaggaggcagtgatcaagagcatcctcaagaaaaaatacaaaaaggcaaaatggttgtctgaggccttataaatagctgagaaaagaagagaagctcaaggcaaaagagaaaaggaaagatatacccatttgaatgcagagttccaaagaatagcaaggagagataagaaaaccttcctcagtgatcagtgcaaaggaatagaggaaaacaatggaatgggaaagaccagagatcgcttcaagaaaattagagataccaagggaacattttcatgcaaagatgggctcgataaaggacagaaatggtatggacctaacagaagcaaaaaatattaagaagaggtggcgagaatacacagaagaattatacaaaaaagatcttaatgacccagataaccatgatggtgtgatcactcagctagagccagacatccaggaatgcgaagtcaagtgggtctttattaggaagcatcactataaacaaagctagtggaggtgacggaattccagttgagctatttcagattctaaaagatgatctgtgaaagtgctgcactcaatatgccagcaaatttggaaaactcagcagtggccacaggattggaaaaggtcagttttcattccaatcccaaagaaaggcaatgccaaagaatgctccaactactgcacaattgcactcatctcacaggctggCAAAgtagcaaaattctccaagccagttttCAAcagtccagatgttcaagctggatttagaaaaggcagaggaaccagagatcaaattgccaacatccactggatcatcaaaaaagcaagagagttccagaaaaacatctatgtctgctttattgactatgccaaagcctttggctgtgtggatcacaacaaactggaaaactcaagagatgggaataccagaccaccttgacctaacctgccttctgagaaatctgtatgcaggtcaagaagaaacagaagtggacatggaacaacagactggttcccaatcaggaaaggagtacgtcaaggttgtatattgtccccctccatatttaacttatatgcagagtatatcatgcaacatgcccggctggatgaagcacaagctggaatcaagactcctgggagaaatatcaataaccccagatacgcagatgataccacccttatggcagaaagcaaagaggaactaaagagcctcttgatgaaagtgaaagaggagaatgaaaaagctagcttaaaactcaacattcagaaaattaagatcatggcttctagtcccatcacttcatggcaaatagatggggaaacaatggaaacggtgacggactttttcttgggctccaaaatcactgcagatggttgactgcagccatgaaattaaaagacgcttgctccttggaagaaaagctgtgaccaacctagacagcatattaaaaagcaaagacattactttgccaacaaaggtccgtctagtcaaagttatggttcttgcagtagtcatgcatggatgtgaaagttggactataaagaaagctgagtgccaaagaatgctgagtgctgaagaattgatgcttttgaactgtggtgttggagaagactcgagagtcccttggactccaaagagatcaaacctgtcaatcctaaaggaaatcagtcctgaatattcattggaaggactgacacctGAAGCTGAGgctataatactttggccacctgatgtgatgagctgactcattggaaaagaccctgatgctgggaaagattaaaggcaggagaaggagacaacagcagatgagatggttggatggcatcacagactcgatgaacatgagtttgagcaagcttcaggagtatggtgatggacagggaaccctggcatgctgcagtccatgaggttgcaaagagttggacacaactgagcaactgaccggAACTGAAGGTGGCCTTGGTTTCTCATTAACTTACCTAAATAGCAAGAATACTGCTGACTAGATCTTTTCCACACTATTGCACACTATTGAATTGTTTACAGATTGGTTCTTGAGATGGGAACCAGGTTATGTTTCAAGTCCCCAAGAGCCAAAATGTGAATTCTGCCTAGTGAATAACCTTTGTACTGTCCTGGTTTAACTTCGTCCCTTACTAAGGGGAGCGATACACAGATTCTAGTCCATGCCTAGCATGAGCTCCCATGTCTTCTGAAGAGCCTGGGAAAACATTACTGAGGTAATCATGGTTTTATTTGTCTTCTAGTCTGGTGGGTCCAAGAGTGAGGCCCAGGAGCTTCTTACCAAGAATTCTTCAGGCTGTAGGTATATCCATATCACTAGAGGGCACTGCCCACTACCACATTCCTTTATTATGAGATGAGATTATGAGCCACTCCAAAAGCAGGGCCCGTGTGCTAGTCATCTTTATGCTCCCAGAATCTAGACTATGTGGTCCAAAATAGTTTGGTGAACAAACGAAGAAGTGGGGAACATTACTACCATCACCATAAATCTGTCCTTCACAGAAATCTCACTGAACTAGATTCTCAGAGCCCCAGGATAACCCTTACAACCTGCCCTCCATTCTCTTCATTTCAGCCCACAGACCTTGTCCTGTAGTTCTCTGAGGAGAAATGAAACTGGCTGTCCGTGTAGATTTCCAGATGAAGTGGTGAGGGGTGTATTGATGTCAGCATGGGCATCAACCCAGATCACACCAAGGTCTGGGCAGTGTCGGGCGTGGCCACTGATGGTACCAATTGCCAGgctgcaaagaaaaaataaaataatcttaaaggcCCCCTGCTTGGCAAACATCATTAATAACAAATATCTTCAGCCAGCACAGCTCACACTTTGTCCTCAGGGCAAAGTCAGGGCTCTAGATTGAATCTGGATTTGGATAAGAACAGCGTCCCTGGGACTGTCATTCCCAAAGACAAATCCTGAATGAAAGACAGGGAGAAATGGAAGGCTCTAAAGATTCAAAGCTGACAACTGGTTATTCTTGTGGTGTGCCAGGTGTCACTGCTGCCCCTAAATTCCTTTAATTGGATCCATTAGCCTTGGCCCAGAAAAGGACCCAAAATTTTTGTTCAACAAATGAAATCCTGTTAAAGAGGTGATCAGTATGTAAAAACTCACTAGTATTACTTAATATCTCTTGAGAGACCAAGAAGAATGTATTTTAAAGAATCAGTTATATTAACTTTTTAAGGATAAAAATTTGTATTACCGCTTTTTAGAAAGATTATGTGATACTTCCTAAAACAGGAAGTcaacatttttaaagacattaacAGGGCAACCCAATTAAAGACCTCATTAGATCACTGAATAAAACAAGTTTATTTGCATGTTCTTTACATTAGCATGACATTCAACAATCGTTAGGTGTTTCTGGTTTTTGCTTTGCTTGTCCTTGGTCTCTTCTTACATTAGCCAACTATCCTGTCTGAACTGAAGGAGTACAGCTGACGAAATTGTGTTTGGAAAGCTGCCCAAGCTTCCCAGGAACCAAAGAATTTGTCCTCAGGGCGATGGGAAATGCAGCTTAAGCATCTTAGGAACTAGCCACAGTCATCCTTTTGGTCAGTATACCCTGAGGTAGCATTTTAAGCCCTGTGTTCCCCGTAGGACCTTTTCAAGAAAGAGCATGGTATGGTGCTAAAAGCACTGAATCAATTCAGAACACCGGGGGTCTTTCTAGGAAGAACTGTGTGAAATAGGACAAGTCATCTAACTTCTCCAGACTGCTATTTCCCTTTATACAAGATAAGGATAATAATGTTAGTCGGTCTGATGATCAAAGCAGTAGTGTATGTTACACTGTTAAAGggagctgagtgactgaaaaatgcctctttctttaaaatattcaaaatattcaaattcaAACATTCAACTGTTCAGATTATACACACCCCTTCCTTTCTAGAATCTTCCAGACAGCCTAGGTTTTAGCAATGAGAGGACTGCAATCTTgatacaaacaaaagaaaaaccaaagattATAACTGCAGTAATAAGTGGTCCCTAAATAGTAAGCCAACcagaaaagagacaagaaataaAGAGACAATAGATGAGCTCTCAGAGCTCAGAGAGCACTGTGCTCAAAGCAAGAGACCCACCCTTGAGTTATTTAATCAATTTGAGTAGAGAATGTGGTATTTTACTCTACCTAAAACTTTATTCTTAATGAGGAATCTACCTGTCTTTCCAGTTCTGTTAATTGATCTGAAAAGCTGAGCAACTCAGGGAAGTTGCTAGATTTTGTCTCAAAAGACTATTGCCCACAATGGTCACAATGGACTTGAATCCAGGCTCTACTGCTTCCTGGCTCTAGATGTTATTCAGCCTCTGTCCCTCATTGTACCCAGCAGTGAATTAGATAAAATAGTATCTGCCCCGTGGCATGGTTTTGAGGATTGACTGAAACTATGTATTAAATGCTTGATATTCCTAGTACTTCAATGCCATTTTTTACtaccaaaaaaatcttcattactTAGCTCAAATCATACTTCCCCATGAAATCTGACTAGTCCAGCCCAGACTGATCTCATCCTTCTGAGATGCAgaattcagtattttttcctcattccatgtatatttatttcatttaattctaatAGATCACGTTTCCAATATTCCTTGGCACTGCTTGACAACTCATCAGAACAGTGCTCAGTAAAGTGCATGCTGATTCACTGAGAGGATCAATTGCGTAAGCCACCTAGGGTCCATACTGTAGAGGTAGAGAAAGTATTCACGTGCCAAGTGGGGCATTTCTAAAACCTATTAGCAGAAatgcttaaagaaaataaattcagcctATCGATGAATCCCTCCTATTCTCCTaaataaccaaaatgaaaagtcattagaagttttaagaaagttttccaagaagtaagcatgaAACATACCATCTAAAAATTTTGCTTAGTCCAACTCTGAACTTGCCCTCATACTGTGTGACACGTCTTACAAAGGAAACTGTACGTGCCTCAAGTGGTTCCTGATCTTAGGCATGAAAATGCTATGTACATGATGCCCTAGAAATTCTGGAGTATTTTGCTCTAAATGAGCCATGCAGTCCAGCCCCTCCACCACCCTGGCTCCCTCTTACCTGTGGTCTCCTCCCACCGTGACACAGCTGTAGCCACCTGACACAGCTCGGCTAACCACCTCCGCTAGTTCCTGGTTGGCCAGGCCCACTGAGCGAGGATTCACTATCAAGTTGTTATAGAGATCATCTTTGGGAACTGGAGTAAAATTCAAATCTCCGAAGTCTTTCAGGTGGCAGCCTAGAAATGAATGAGGGATGACAAGAGTAATCATGTTATTCCCACTTGTACTGGCCTGGGGCCACAAATAACAGTTGTAACAGAGTACACATCAGGGTAACTGAAacctcacaccacagtggcaggATTCTCTCCATCCAGCAATCCTGTGGGCTAGATCCTTTTAGGAATatcattttgcagataaagaagctgaattttataaagtaaaacCCAGAAATGTTCACTCACTTAACCTACCAATCACAAAACTGGTCTCAATTAGAGCTCAGATAGCCTCAAGTTATAGAGTGAAAGTAAAATACCAAGAGGAACTGAAAGGATTTACAGAAAATTAAGCAGCATTAATTTAggacaaagaaacaaatataggAATTTTCATAAtaccaactttttaaaaataaaaggccaATCTGAGTACCTAAATATCTCTTATGTTTAGGAGGCTTTTACAGTTAttacttgctgctactgctaagtcacttcagtcgtgtccgactctgtgtgaccccatagacggcagcccaccaggctcccctgtccctggaattctccaggcaagaacattggagtgggttgccatttccttctccagtacatgaaagtgaaaagtaaaagggaagttgctcagtcgtgtctgactcttcgcgaccccatgggctacagcctaccaggctcctccatccatgggattttccaggcgagagtactggagtgaggtgccatcaccttctccgactTAAGGCCTGAATCCCATTTTAACTCCTGGTTTATTTGCCCTATAAGTGCTTCTTTACTATAAGGGCAGCTGCTTCTTCCCCAAATAAAAAACCTGAAGGATTTCAAAACACTCTACTAAATATATTTAACCACATCCACAGATTCTTATCATCCTACAAAGTCAACAGAAGAGTTCCCAGGTCTTTTATAAAAATCTTAGAATCCTAAAAAGAATAAACATTAAAGAGACACAAAGCATCTTCCTAAGACTGAACTACAAGAGCAGCACCTGACTCACCCCAACTCTTCAACTTTATCCAGAAAGCAGAGGGAGACAAAGTTTCTACAGCTGAAACCACCAGATGAGTACCTACTCATTCACAGCCTGTTTACTCTTACTATAAACACAAATCTCAGCCAATTTACTTAGTTTTTAATGTAGTAATGGATGACTCAGAGAAAGCAGGGAGAGGGACTATTTTGGGGAGTCATTTGATAGAAATGGCTTTCAAATGAAGGACTAACCTCACAAACGCAGCCCTGTGAGTCGCAGAGCATTTAGTAAATGATGACCCCGATATATCATGTCTTAAGAATAGCTTCTCTTAATATGCCATGGCCTAAAAACGATGTTCATAACTGTGAGTCCTAAAGAAATGTTTCTCCTAATAAGGCAAGCACATAAAACACTCTGAAACTACATCTAAAACGGTATAAGTAAAcaaacacgtgcacacacattccCAGGTCCAAAAGAGCTAAATTAACCAATCCATCAGCATTCCAGAGCACCTAATGACTTGAGAATTCCAACCAGGATACACTTAAGGCATACCTCTCTTCTCTGGTGGCATTTTTTTCTATGTAAACAGCTCTGTCAAGTGCTTTGGTTGGCAAGCAATAataaaatcaactgtatttcctGTTCCCTGTCCCTTAACAAAACTTCCAGTTTGTCCTCACCTCTGACCTACGTTCAACACGTCCAAGGGCTAACGTGAATGATAAAATATGTTTCACATAAACTTTTCTATTAAAGGGAGTTTTTCAtcaaaatgttttacattttaccTCACAAAACCTTTATCAGACTGTggagagaaatttgaaaaatttgaaatttgaaaatacagtTCATACTTAATATACTTAATAAACTCTTATCTATGTCATGGCTCAAGCTTTTACTAGTTATAAGCCTTGGAAAAAACTTtatgcctttcagttcagttcagttctgtcgctcagttgtgtctgactctttgcgaccccatgaactgcagcacactaggcctccctgtccatcaccaactcccggagttcactcagactcacgtccatcgagtccatgatgccatccagccatctcatcctcggtcgtccccttctcctcctgcccctaatccctcccagcatcagggtcttttccaatgagtcaa includes these proteins:
- the ARG2 gene encoding arginase-2, mitochondrial; its protein translation is MSLRSHLSRLLRTQVHSVRKKSVHSVAVIGAPFSQGQKRKGVECGPAAVREAGLIKRLSDLGCHLKDFGDLNFTPVPKDDLYNNLIVNPRSVGLANQELAEVVSRAVSGGYSCVTVGGDHSLAIGTISGHARHCPDLGVIWVDAHADINTPLTTSSGNLHGQPVSFLLRELQDKVPQLPGFSWIKPCISSPSIVYIGLRDVDPPEHFILKNYDIQYFSMRDIDRLGIQKVMEQTFDLLIGKRQRPIHLSFDIDAFDPTLAPATGTPVVGGLTYREGMYITEEIHSTGLLSALDLVEVNPRLAMSEEEAKATASLAVDVIASSFGQTREGGHVVYDQLPTPSSPDESESEERVRI